The Rhododendron vialii isolate Sample 1 chromosome 1a, ASM3025357v1 region AGTGAAGATGGTAGAAAGAGGAACAAAGAGAAAATACTGCTACCTGCGTCTTGAAATGTTTGTTCGGTTCACATAACGAGCACTTAAAACTAACACAttgttttcaagaaaaaaagaattaaaatctgctaatggttgttttttttgaaagttctcttgaatttttatttttttatttttttatttttttatttttaacgtTTGGGCGTACTTTTTGAGATAGAGGGAGTGAAAAACTAATTTTTCTCTTAGCAATTCGTTTAatctcaaaagtaaaaaacttttTGAGATTCACTTGTAAACTTGGTTCGtgcaaaaaaaggaagagaaagactCGGATTGCTTACCCATTGACGCGGGCAAATTATTCGGTACTCCCGGAACGTGGTATTGCTAACAAATAGGAGATTGCCACCAGGCAATGCGGGTCAATCTTTGTTtctcaaccaatcaacaatagTAAAATACGTGTCCCTATCATAAAATTTACCGCTACGTAGATGATTGGGAGTGTCACATTAGATCATCCATTTCGAAAAAGGCAGCTTTTTTGTATCTCGAAGTAAACCAAacaaggttttgttgaaaatctAGCATCAATAAGTGCAGCGTTTAAATGGTGAAGCATTCCGAGACCCATGACACTCATCCTACGGATTATAGAACCATTCATGTGCTATTTGAGAGGTGCACTTACTTTGTTCTCATCTTACGATTTTTGACAAGGCTACTTATTAGCATTCTGAGCATCGCGTTTAGGTCCTTAAAAATTCCTGCTTTATTTCCTTCGGTTCGTTAAGCCAAATTCGTAAACCACTTATTTCTTTTAAGACAACAAGTTGACCATACTCTCTCTGGCAAATTGGCAATCGGTAATCATACTCGAGTTAATGTGACAGAAGAAGTAGATTAAAAGCCTCACATATGAAGCAACAAAGGGAAGCAATGGACATTGGACAATGAAGTATATAGGCCAGCTTCAAAGTGAATCTCATGTCAGGAGTTGATATTAGCATTTGGGATCAACAAACCTACCAAGCATAGGGAAACAGTAGAATGTGCAGTGATGGGAGTCTTACTacaggaaagaagaaggaaaccTACACATGTGAGATTTTGAGCATGAGCCGGCATTATGAGATACTAAATCGCAATTGATGGGGCAGCCTTTGTGTGGTAACATGATTTAAGTACATGTACTAGTCAATTAGTTGCAGTTAGTTACACAAAACAGGGACCGAAATAAATAAAGCTAGCTAAGCGGAAATCGATTGGAATCGGTAGAAAATGATATCTATATGTCAACTAAAGATATTAAACCAACATGTCCAACAAACACTTATTACTGCGAAATTCACCTCTTCAACACTAAGTAACTGTAGGATATTTGTTCAGACAGGAAATAGGGTTCCAACAAATGGATAAGCACCACCAATATATGACCGAATCGGACGTAGACCAGGAAGCACATCCCACGTCCTGCACCTCAGGTTATACGAAATAATCCTACCAGGAATGGCTAAGAAGACAACaaaatctttttccttctctccctTCAAAACATATAGCACTCTAAATCCGGGAAACTTATAGCCCACTGATGCCATCTCAGGGAATTCAGATCTTAAGCGCCTAAGATTTACCCAACACCTGATAGACCAACCGGAGTAGTCCTTGTCTAGCTCAAGTATTCCGAATCCCATAGGGAAACTCGAAGGGGACTAAACAAGAACCAAACCCCCACAACATTCTCCGAAATACAAATGTCTTGCACTTCAGATTGTAGGAAATGACTTTTCGGTACCAATTTTCCAATTGGTCAGAGACAAAATGATACGGATCAATTACGTTGTTTCAAGCTCTAGAGACATTAATTCAGAAAACATAAAACAAGTATAAAAAACAGACAAGAGATAGAGAAGTGCATTGTATTGTATGAGAAATTCATCAGTTCAGATTCTTAAGAAAATATCTGAGTCTAAGACTCTGATTGCAAGAGCTAGTAGAGCAACATGTGCAACAAAACACTTATAGCCAGGGAAATATTCAACTTCTCAACACTAAGATGTTAATAAGTTGAAAAGTTCTTAAGAAAACACAATTGCTCCGATGTGAAGGATACTTAATATATTCAAACAGGAGATAGAGTTTCCACAAAGGGATAGGCAAATCCAGTTTCACCATGATAGATTAATTCACCTGGCACCAGATCACCAAGCACATAAAATGTCCGGCGATTCAGATTGTAGGAAATGACCCTTCCTGGAATCGCCAACACCAGCGAGTAATCTTCTTTCTCCTCGCCCTCCAAAAAACACAGCACAGAATATTTGAAATCGTCTTCTATCTCAGGGAATGCAGATACTATGGTTCTAAGATCGACTCTGTACTTTAGAACCCAAGTTACCCACTGGCAGCTTTTGATATCCAACTCTAGGATTACGAGTTTCTTAGCAGGGATTAAAAGATTCTGTATTAGAATCAGACTGCCACCACATACTCCGATATACTTGAAAGTGTGTTCAGGTAGAATTATAGTCCCTTCAGGGAGTGGCAAAGTTAGCATCTTCTCGGTATGGACGTCAAATTTCAGCAGACTAGAACGATAACTCAACCAATAGATTGCTTCACCACAACTACAAGAAAAACTTCGCAGGAAAAAAATCTCTTTCCAATCGATACTCCCCAAATTGTAGACATCAATGTCGATATTTTTCCAACTACGAGTCTCCGAACTGTAGACATCAATTTCGAAAGATTCTTCTTCGTAGCGACTGACCACGACAACTTTGTAGTGAGGTGATTTCGAAGGATCAAAAACCAGGTAAGCGCCACGATAAAGGTAAGAAAATCGAGGTGAAAGTCTAGCTATGGGAAGTATTCTGTAGTTCTGCGTGGTCGGATTACAAACAATGTAGAGCGTCAATATGAAACCATAAGGATTTAAGTAACGAGTATCGAACAACATTAAACCGTTGCAGGAGTGTTGAATGGTAGTTGGGGAGTATTTGCCTTCAAGTCCTTCGAGGAAGCAGAGAGACGGGAGGAGATTCCGGTTGCCACGGAAGGAGACGGAGGTGAGCCGGAATTGGGTGTAGATATAGAGGCCTGAGATTGAAGGGCTACTAGGGTTTCGGGTGGAGTAGTTGGAGGCAAAAACTGGgtgggagatgagagagagccaGTGTTTGGAGACGAACTTGAATCGGATCAGGAGTTTCAATGGCAAAAGTAGTAGGATTTCTGCGAGGAGGTCATCACTGTTGGCGATTTCTCGGCCCGCCGGCGAGCTTTTCGGCAGAGTGGAACCGGCGACGGCCTTTGCTGCTTTCCCGGACATTTCGGAAGGAGTATCTGAAGAACTGATCACAGATTcagagggaaaaggaaaaaggtgaAATCGAAGGGAGCGTTATCAGAGTTCAGAACCAACGCTCCAATGAAAAAACGTCAGTGATGAACAGGCCTTAATAAAAGGCTTTACCCTAATTACGCCGACGGCGGACTTCCTATAGAGTTGTAATGCGACCgattggacggcttggattttaTTGCAAGAAAAAGACTCCTAAAACGTTTCAAACTCGAGAGGCGAAAAGTTTCAAGAGTGGGTATGATAGCCTAATTCAATACTTAAAACTAGGAGTGTGCAAAAAACCGAGTCCcgacggacccgacccgacccgaagggtttcggacGGGGCCGAATatatggttcggtcgggtacgggtacacttttctaaaaaaatcagttttcagttcggggctcggggtgctgtttttcttaTCCGACCTGACCAAAAGACACAAATTCATATagtttacttcggttttggtcggacccgacccaaccaaaaaaatcggttacacgGACGGGTAtccccctccttcggttcgggtcTCAAAAAAGTGATAACCGACTAGTCAGGGTTGGgtcggggccgaacccgacccgcccgacccgtgcacacccctacttAAAACTGAATAGGTTaagtgaaaataaaataaattgatttgATAACCACAAAAGAGTCCATTGAACACGCTTAGTGGAAGTAAATAGTTAAGAGTAGAAAAATAAGTAGGTCCCCCCCACTTATCACTTATCGTTGAACACGTTCGGCGTGAGCCCGACGTGTTCAGCAAATTCCATACAGAGTACAAGGAAGGGGAGAATGTTACCAAAATATGCTTGCTATATGTGACTTTGATATGTTGTTTACATGTGTGTGGGCTGGTCGGGAAGGGGTAGCACATGACTCATGGGTACTAAGAGAAATTATGAGTGATCCAGCTAACAACTTTCTAATTCTTCCTCTAGGTTAGATGATTGTTTTGAATTATATGCTAATATTTCCTAACATAATTGTTATTCTACTGTGCAGGAAAATACTTTTTATGTGATGCAGCATATACTCATACACGTAGATTTATGGCACCATATCGGAATGTGCGATATTGGTTAGCTGATTTCCAAAATGGTTGGTGTCCTAGGATTAAAGAAGAGCGATTCAACCTCGCACATGCGAGGTTACAGAATGTGATTGAGCGTGCTTTTGGAGTTCTGAAGTCTCGTTTTCCAATATCATATCCTTTTGTAGTACAAAGAAATATGGTGATTTCTTGCACAACTATGCACAATTTTATTCGGAGGACTTGCATTTCAGATCAATTTCTTGATGAATTTAATGATCCAAATGCTTCTTACGGCAATGCTCAACATCATGTGGATAATTTCGAAGCAAGTGGAGGATCAACCCAAGCTGATCAGATTTTTATGCACACCTTACGAGAGCAAATTGCAATGCAATTGAATGCTATAAACTACTCTTGagtgttaaatttgattttgCTACTTTAATATTTGATGAAGTTTCAATGATCAACAATATTTAGAATAGTTTTGAGTGTCTTTCTAATATTTTGTATATAATGTTATTATTTTGATAGCGGTATCtttgtctatatatataattgatTGTGATTTACTAGTCATGAATGTATGAAGGGtaaatttggaaaatttatGACTTTCAGACTTTAGCTCACTGGACAGATCAAACAACTTATTTAATTTAGTGCTTAAAATTCAGTACATATCAAATAGCTTGTTAGCTTTAACAATTCAatattcaatacttatttttcaattttcaattttatcaaacagagGGGCTTACTATAAGAACAAGACTCCTATTACAAGAGGAACTCTTGTTCGTATTTGAGGGGTGCACTTCTTCTGTTCTCATATAACCAATATACATTTCGTCAAGGAGGCCAGGTACCAGCATTTCGAGCGTATTGGGAGGTCCTCTCAAATCACTGCTTTATTTACTTTCGATCGTCATACCAAATTTgtggagcaatttttttttttttttcccaacaacaCACATCGCACCTCTTCTGGCGATTGGACATTATACTTGAGTTATCATGTGACAGCGGTCATGTAAAGTTCAAATTGTATTGCAGGGCATGCTTTCGCAGAGTGAAAATTTAAGCATGAGCTGCCGTTAGGAAGATGAATTGGAATTCATGATTTATATGGCAGCTTTTGTATGGTAAGATGATAAAATAAATGTACCACTTAGTATATGCAGGTCACCACACAAAACAGGGACTCAAGAAGGAAAGATAGCTGAGTGATATTCCATTATAACCTGAGAATTTGTATCCTTCATAAGTTACAAAAGAAAAGCATGGGCTCCAACATGTAGGATATTGTTCAAACAGGAAACAGGGTTTCCACAAACGGATCAGCATAACTGTTGAATGCGAAATTAACAATTTCGCCTGACGCCAAATCACGAAGAACCTTCCATGTCTTGCACCTCGGAGCATAGGAAACAATTTTCCCTGGAATGGCTGAAACCAACCTTTTTCATTATCTCCCTCCATTACACAAAGCACCTTAAGTCTATCAAAAGATTTTTTCCTTCCCATCTCAGGGAATTCAGAAAACAATGGTCTAGGATTGATCCGACACTTCACAATCCAACCACAATAGTTCTTGTCCAGCTCTAGGATTCTGCATTCGAGAGGATAGCATGAACGAAACTGAATAAGAATCAAATCGCCACCACATTCTCCAAAATACCGAATATCAGGTTGATGAAGAATCTTGGGCGTTCAAGATACCCAATGGATTGCTATCACCTCCCCTGCATTAACGTCGAATCTCAAGGGACCATTCTCGTCAGATACCCAATGGATTGCTCCCATTCCAAAAGACACCATCGCTATAACAACATTTACCTTCAACGAAAACATAGTCCCAAGATGCATCAATAAGGTCGGGAAGTGGACAGACTAACCAAGACAACCTTGTAGTGAGGCCGTTTGGAAATCCAACCAATTGATAATAGTGTGTATTTCTAAGTAGTCGGATTACAAACTATGTATGAAGTAGTTTCATCAAAGTGACGAAACAATAGTGATCCGTTGAAAGAGTGTTCATTCGTGGGTTGGAGATTGTGGTGGTCACGAAGGGAGACGGTGTTGGAAATACAAGCCTGAGATTGAAGGGTTAGGTTTTCGGCTGGAGCGGTTGGTCAAGAATTAGGAGggggagatgagagagagccaGTGCTTCAACACAAACTTAAATTGGATTAGGGGTTTCGCCTTCGTTCTTTTGCTAGATGCTTTCCTCATCATGATGCCTTGGCTTGGTGTAGAGGAGAAGTTCTCTTTggttttcaaaaagcatttttcaaaaaatatcccttagatttttcttattttcaacatttctctccctatctctctccacttattacccctactatttttcaaaaaaaatttcaaaacccaaTCCAAACAGATCAGAAATTCAAAAAGCCTTTTCATCTTACAGGGAATGAGGATTTCTTCTCTGCTTTAGGTGGGAAGTGGGAGCAGAATAAAAACAGCGTCGTTTTATGGTTGAATGCAGAATcaaaacagttaacaaaaaCATGGTTTCAAGCTCTAGAGATATTAAATcagaaaacataaaaacagGTATAAAACAAAGAGAAGAGATCGAGAAGTGGGTTGTGATGAGAAATTCTACAGTTCAGATTCTTGTGATAATATCCTTCTACTTACAAGAGTTATCAGAGCAACATGTGCAACAAAACACATCACTAGGAAAATATTCACAACACTAAGGCGTCAGTAATAAGTTGAAAAGCTCTAAGATCGACTCGGTAGTTCTCAATCCAATGGATGTTGTCGCCTTCCAACTCTAGGATTCGGCATATCTCAATTGAGAGTAAATTTGTCTGAACTAAAATCAAACCGCCACCACATTCTCCTAAATAGCTTATATTGTTTTGAGGTAAAAGAGTAGGCCTTTGAGGAAGTGGAAATGTTAGCATcttctcggcatcgatgtcaaacTTCAACACACTATTGTTACTACTCAACCAATGGATTGCTCCATTCCAAAAGACACCACGACCGCAAGAAGTCTTTCccgggaaaaaaatatttatccaatTCCGAGTTCCCAAACTGCGGACATCGATTTCGATATTTTTCCAATTCCTAGTCTCCGAATTGTAGACATCAATCTCGAAAGACTGCGTATGGTAGAGACTGACCACGACAACTTTGTAGTGAGGCGATTTCGAAGGATCAAAAGCCAAGTAAGGACCGCGGCGGCGACAAGCCAATCGAGACGAAAATCCAGTTTTAGGAAGCACTGTGTGTTTGTTCGTGGTCGGATTACAAACAATGTACAATGGTAATAAGTAACCATTACGATCTACGTAGCGAGTGTGGAACAACAGTAAGCCGTTGCAGGAATGTTGAATCGTGGCTGGGAAGTGTTTACCTTCAAGGCCATCGAGGAAGGAGAGAGACGGGAGGTTCCGGCGGCCGTGAAGGGAGACGGAGCTGAGTCGGCCGTTGGAGTAGAAATAGAAGCCTGAGATGGAAGGGGTAGGGTTTCGGGTGGATTGGTTGTCAAAATATTTGAGGGCGATTTCCTTGCCCATTCGAGTGACTCTAAATATCTGGGATTTTTGCGGGAACTAGTTCTAATTGCAATCTGATTGGAGAACAAGTTTCGGTACCTAAAaacatctccagccttgactcattttaagactcaaatttaaaaatggagcaaaaatcacaaaaatctctcttcaatttttgacccaaaccctttccattttgggttttacccatttttttgcccaaatttgaAACAACTTTTGCCTTAACcaatttctccaacggctagttagagagggagagaaagagggagatgtgtaaaatttgggtttgatggttagAGATGTGTCAATCCAAAATGGGATTTTACctaaaatttgactcaaatttaaaaaaaactatgggtGAAGGCTGAAGATGCTCGACGTTGCTCCTAATCTTCAATACCTTCAAAAGGAGAATACTATGCTGCGTAAGCGTAAAGTGCTAGCTGAGAAATCTGGGTCTACTTTGCCTCTTACTGTGGA contains the following coding sequences:
- the LOC131317413 gene encoding F-box protein At5g07610-like, with protein sequence MGKEIALKYFDNQSTRNPTPSISGFYFYSNGRLSSVSLHGRRNLPSLSFLDGLEGKHFPATIQHSCNGLLLFHTRYVDRNGYLLPLYIVCNPTTNKHTVLPKTGFSSRLACRRRGPYLAFDPSKSPHYKVVVVSLYHTQSFEIDVYNSETRNWKNIEIDVRSLGTRNWINIFFPGKTSCGRGVFWNGAIHWLSSNNSVLKFDIDAEKMLTFPLPQRPTLLPQNNISYLGECGGGLILVQTNLLSIEICRILELEGDNIHWIENYRVDLRAFQLITDALVL
- the LOC131317405 gene encoding F-box protein At5g07610-like — translated: MSGKAAKAVAGSTLPKSSPAGREIANSDDLLAEILLLLPLKLLIRFKFVSKHWLSLISHPVFASNYSTRNPSSPSISGLYIYTQFRLTSVSFRGNRNLLPSLCFLEGLEGKYSPTTIQHSCNGLMLFDTRYLNPYGFILTLYIVCNPTTQNYRILPIARLSPRFSYLYRGAYLVFDPSKSPHYKVVVVSRYEEESFEIDVYSSETRSWKNIDIDVYNLGSIDWKEIFFLRSFSCSCGEAIYWLSYRSSLLKFDVHTEKMLTLPLPEGTIILPEHTFKYIGVCGGSLILIQNLLIPAKKLVILELDIKSCQWVTWVLKYRVDLRTIVSAFPEIEDDFKYSVLCFLEGEEKEDYSLVLAIPGRVISYNLNRRTFYVLGDLVPGELIYHGETGFAYPFVETLSPSPSSFPMGFGILELDKDYSGWSIRCWVNLRRLRSEFPEMASVGYKFPGFRVLYVLKGEKEKDFVVFLAIPGRIISYNLRCRTWDVLPGLRPIRSYIGGAYPFVGTLFPV